The following coding sequences lie in one Rhinolophus ferrumequinum isolate MPI-CBG mRhiFer1 chromosome 16, mRhiFer1_v1.p, whole genome shotgun sequence genomic window:
- the FAS gene encoding tumor necrosis factor receptor superfamily member 6 isoform X1: MSRIGILLALILTFIARLLSNGDNAQVTAVSPEVLKLHKNITKRESECPKGQHLEGEFCCQPCPPGTRKATDCTTEGGKLVCEPCTEGEEYTDSEHYSSECRRCSHCDEGHGFEVEKNCTKTQNTQCRCKSNFFCDSPPCEHCNPCMRCEHGIIENCTPTTNTKCAGPRKELLWLLVLILIPAVLISLLVKRKCRKNGRRIFTPSNTEMVPMNLPDIDLSKYITNIAEQMTITQVREFVRKNGINEAKIDEIKNDNLQDTAEQKVQLLRNWFQLHGKKDAYDTLIKSLRRANLYALAEKIQDIVQNDISEHENTNFRNENESQRLF, from the exons ATACTTACCTTTATTGCTAGACTATTGTCTAACGGTGACAACGCCCAAGTGACTGCTGTCAGCCCTGAGGTGTTGAAATTGCATAAGAACATTACTAAAAGGGAATCTGAGTGCCCGAAAGGCCAACACCTTGAGGGCGAATTCTGCTGTCAGCCCTGTCCTCCTG GCACACGGAAAGCTACTGACTGCACAACTGAGGGGGGTAAACTAGTCTGCGAGCCCTGCACGGAAGGGGAGGAGTACACAGACAGCGAACATTATTCTTCTGAATGCAGAAGATGTTCACATTGTGATGAAGGACACG GCTTCGAAGTGGAAAAAAACTGTACCAAGACCCAGAATACCCAGTGCAGATGTAAATCAAACTTTTTTTGTGACAGCCCTCCATGCGAACACTGTAACCCTTGCATGAG gtgTGAACATGGAATCATAGAGAACTGCACACCAACCACCAACACCAAATGTGCag GACCCAGAAAAGAATTGCTGTGGTTGTTGGTCCTGATCCTGATTCCAGCAGTACTAATATCTTTGT TGGTGAAAAGAAAGTGCAGGAAAAATGGCCGTCGTATATTTACACCTTCAAATACT gaAATGGTCCCAATGAATTTACCAG aCATTGACTTGAGTAAATATATTACCAACATTGCTGAGCAAATGACGATAACTCAAGTTAGAGAATTCGTTCGGAAGAATGGTATCAATGAAGCCAAAATcgatgaaataaaaaatgacaatcTCCAAGACACAGCTGAACAGAAGGTCCAGCTGCTCCGTAATTGGTTTCAACTTCATGGGAAGAAAGACGCATATGACACTTTGATTAAAAGTCTCAGAAGAGCCAATCTTTATGCTCTTGCAGAGAAAATTCAAGATATAGTTCAAAACGACATAAGTGAACATGAAAATACTaacttcagaaatgaaaatgaaagccaaaGATTGTTCTAA
- the FAS gene encoding tumor necrosis factor receptor superfamily member 6 isoform X2 has translation MSRIGILLALILTFIARLLSNGDNAQVTAVSPEVLKLHKNITKRESECPKGQHLEGEFCCQPCPPGTRKATDCTTEGGKLVCEPCTEGEEYTDSEHYSSECRRCSHCDEGHGFEVEKNCTKTQNTQCRCKSNFFCDSPPCEHCNPCMRCEHGIIENCTPTTNTKCAVVKRKCRKNGRRIFTPSNTEMVPMNLPDIDLSKYITNIAEQMTITQVREFVRKNGINEAKIDEIKNDNLQDTAEQKVQLLRNWFQLHGKKDAYDTLIKSLRRANLYALAEKIQDIVQNDISEHENTNFRNENESQRLF, from the exons ATACTTACCTTTATTGCTAGACTATTGTCTAACGGTGACAACGCCCAAGTGACTGCTGTCAGCCCTGAGGTGTTGAAATTGCATAAGAACATTACTAAAAGGGAATCTGAGTGCCCGAAAGGCCAACACCTTGAGGGCGAATTCTGCTGTCAGCCCTGTCCTCCTG GCACACGGAAAGCTACTGACTGCACAACTGAGGGGGGTAAACTAGTCTGCGAGCCCTGCACGGAAGGGGAGGAGTACACAGACAGCGAACATTATTCTTCTGAATGCAGAAGATGTTCACATTGTGATGAAGGACACG GCTTCGAAGTGGAAAAAAACTGTACCAAGACCCAGAATACCCAGTGCAGATGTAAATCAAACTTTTTTTGTGACAGCCCTCCATGCGAACACTGTAACCCTTGCATGAG gtgTGAACATGGAATCATAGAGAACTGCACACCAACCACCAACACCAAATGTGCag TGGTGAAAAGAAAGTGCAGGAAAAATGGCCGTCGTATATTTACACCTTCAAATACT gaAATGGTCCCAATGAATTTACCAG aCATTGACTTGAGTAAATATATTACCAACATTGCTGAGCAAATGACGATAACTCAAGTTAGAGAATTCGTTCGGAAGAATGGTATCAATGAAGCCAAAATcgatgaaataaaaaatgacaatcTCCAAGACACAGCTGAACAGAAGGTCCAGCTGCTCCGTAATTGGTTTCAACTTCATGGGAAGAAAGACGCATATGACACTTTGATTAAAAGTCTCAGAAGAGCCAATCTTTATGCTCTTGCAGAGAAAATTCAAGATATAGTTCAAAACGACATAAGTGAACATGAAAATACTaacttcagaaatgaaaatgaaagccaaaGATTGTTCTAA